The following are encoded together in the Brassica napus cultivar Da-Ae chromosome A9, Da-Ae, whole genome shotgun sequence genome:
- the LOC106349830 gene encoding F-box protein At3g49510-like yields MAYCYASETEVTSWCGTHIWGKPPSRDFRFYDMFCFGYDKNNRNHKILRFCYDNDESLFCFELFDFKTSSWRLLDIEPDVDLDVYRSGVSLKGNTYFVAQTNRPGVVDVLLCFDFTTERFWRPLPFHYDAVEHVVLSCVREEKLAVLYQIENTMEIWITTKIEYDDVSWSKFLEVEMTPLNGFDYDFDTETESFFIDEDKKFAVVGGECENKPICRYQTAHIIGQDGYLKSVRTAECPKPLVFSSYLPSLVQLEINQRSKRKPKDCFYQKKLKKLRASSLTRRRKSLWFILYSKR; encoded by the coding sequence ATGGCTTATTGTTATGCGTCCGAAACAGAAGTAACTTCGTGGTGTGGAACCCATATCTGGGGCAAACCACCCAGTCGGGATTTCAGATTTTATGACATGTTTTGTTTCGGATACGACAAGAACAACCGTAACCACAAAATCTTAAGGTTTTGCTATGATAATGATGAATCCCTTTTCTGTTTCGAATTGTTCGATTTTAAGACTAGTTCTTGGAGGCTTCTTGATATCGAACCAGACGTTGATCTAGATGTTTACCGAAGTGGGGTGTCTTTGAAGGGAAACACTTACTTTGTTGCTCAAACTAACAGACCAGGGGTTGTAGACGTTTTACTCTGTTTCGATTTTACAACAGAGAGGTTTTGGCGGCCTCTGCCGTTTCACTATGATGCTGTAGAACACGTGGTTCTGTCTTGTGTTAGAGAAGAGAAGCTCGCTGTGTTATATCAAATAGAGAATACAATGGAGATTTGGATTACAACTAAGATTGAGTACGACGATGTATCCTGGAGCAAATTTTTGGAAGTGGAGATGACACCGCTCAATGGTTTTGATTATGACTTTGATACTGAAACTGAGAGCTTCTTCATCGACGAGGACAAGAAATTCGCGGTTGTTGGTGGTGAATGCGAAAATAAACCAATCTGTAGGTATCAAACCGCTCACATCATTGGACAAGATGGATACCTGAAATCTGTACGTACCGCAGAATGTCCAAAACCACTTGTGTTCTCTTCTTATCTTCCAAGTTTAGTGCAACTAGAAATCAACCAACGGAGCAAGAGGAAACCCAAAGAttgcttttatcaaaagaaactaAAGAAACTGAGAGCTTCTTCATTGACGAGGAGAAGGAAGTCGCTGTGGTTTATATTGTATTCGAAGAGATAA
- the LOC106366895 gene encoding 5'-adenylylsulfate reductase 1, chloroplastic — protein MAMAATVSSSGITSSAFSRSVISSEPKVSQIGSLKLLDRVSLTTPMSLKKRSSVKPLNAEPKRNDSMVPLAATMVAQVAEEVVEAEDFAELAKKLENASPLEIMDKALEMFGNDIAIAFSGAEDVALIEYAHLTGRPYRVFSLDTGRLNPETYRFFDAVEKHYGIRIEYMFPDSVEVQGLVRSKGLFSFYEDGHQECCRVRKVRPLRRALKGLRAWITGQRKDQSPGTRSEIPVVQVDPVFGGLDGGAGSLVKWNPVANVEGSDVWSFLRTMDVPVNTLHAAGYVSIGCEPCTRAVLPGQHEREGRWWWEDAKAKECGLHKGNIKENANVNGESKPVVEDIFKSENVVALSRQGIENLVKLENRKEPWIVVLYAPWCPFCQAMEASYDELADKLAGSGVKVAKFRADGEQKEFAKQELQLGSFPTILVFPKNSSRPIKYPSEKRDVDSLTSFLNLVR, from the exons ATGGCAATGGCAGCAACAGTCTCTTCTTCAGGGATCACAAGCTCTGCTTTCTCTCGTTCCGTGATCTCTTCAGAACCCAAAG TATCACAGATCGGTTCGTTGAAGTTATTAGACCGTGTTAGTCTCACAACTCCGATGTCTCTGAAGAAGCGATCATCCGTCAAGCCCTTAAACGCTGAGCCAAAGAGGAACGACTCTATGGTCCCTCTTGCAGCAACAATGGTAGCACAAGTCGCAGAGGAAGTAGTAGAGGCTGAGGATTTTGCAGAGCTTGCTAAGAAGCTAGAGAATGCTTCACCTCTTGAGATTATGGATAAAGCCCTCGAGATGTTCGGCAACGACATCGCTATTGCTTTTAg TGGTGCTGAAGATGTTGCTCTGATTGAGTACGCTCATTTAACTGGGAGGCCTTATAGAGTGTTTAGTTTGGATACAGGGAGGTTAAACCCTGAGACGTATCGGTTTTTCGACGCGGTGGAGAAACACTATGGGATTAGGATTGAGTACATGTTTCCCGACTCTGTTGAGGTTCAAGGCTTGGTTAGGAGCAAGGGTTTGTTCTCTTTCTACGAGGATGGTCATCAGGAGTGTTGCCGTGTGCGGAAGGTGAGACCTTTGAGGCGTGCGCTCAAGGGTTTAAGAGCTTGGATCACTGGTCAGAGGAAAGATCAGTCTCCTGGAACGAGGTCTGAGATTCCGGTTGTTCAGGTTGATCCGGTTTTCGGAGGTTTGGACGGCGGAGCTGGTAGCTTGGTGAAGTGGAATCCGGTTGCGAACGTTGAAGGGAGCGATGTTTGGAGTTTCTTGAGGACTATGGATGTTCCGGTCAACACATTGCACGCGGCGGGGTATGTTTCGATAGGGTGTGAGCCGTGCACGAGAGCGGTTTTGCCTGGTCAGCACGAGAGGGAAGGGAGGTGGTGGTGGGAAGATGCTAAGGCTAAGGAGTGTGGACTTCACAAAGGGAACATCAAGGAGAATGCTAATGTAAACGGAGAGTCGAAACCCGTTGTTGAGGATATCTTTAAGAGTGAGAATGTTGTGGCTTTGAGCAGGCAAGGGATTGAGAATTTGGTGAAGTTGGAGAACCGTAAAGAGCCTTGGATCGTTGTACTCTATGCTCCGTGGTGTCCGTTTTGTCAAGCCATGGAAGCATCGTATGATGAACTGGCTGATAAACTCGCCGGAAGTGGGGTTAAGGTTGCCAAGTTCAGAGCTGATGGTGAGCAGAAGGAGTTTGCTAAGCAGGAGTTGCAGCTCGGTAGCTTCCCAACGATACTGGTTTTCCCTAAGAACTCGTCAAGACCGATCAAGTATCCTTCTGAGAAGAGAGACGTTGATTCTTTGACTTCGTTCTTGAATCTTGTCCGGTAA
- the BNAA09G20330D gene encoding uncharacterized protein BNAA09G20330D, translating into MDSRAKRSQSSSRKSPAMRLDGEDEFQEDIWSVLREAKTSGHETKIPKSHFSSPSSSTSFTSSPWNIHRSKDVSGEKQSSAPMNVPDWSKIYGNARSKERSIHNLHSHDEDDDDGCMVPPHEWVARKLAKTQISSFSMCEGVGRTLKGRDLSKMRNAVLTKTGFLE; encoded by the coding sequence ATGGATTCACGAGCAAAAAGAAGTCAATCTAGTAGCAGAAAGTCTCCTGCCATGAGGCTAGATGGGGAAGATGAGTTTCAAGAAGATATATGGTCAGTTTTGAGAGAAGCAAAAACTTCAGGTCATGAAACAAAAATACCCAAAAGTCATTTttcttcaccatcttcttctacttcttttACATCTTCACCGTGGAACATTCATAGAAGCAAGGATGTCTCAGGGGAAAAACAGTCATCTGCACCTATGAATGTTCCTGATTGGTCTAAGATTTATGGTAATGCAAGGAGCAAGGAGAGGAGTATTCATAATTTGCATTCTcacgatgaagatgatgatgatggttgcATGGTTCCTCCACATGAATGGGTTGCAAGAAAGCTAGCGAAAACACAGATCTCATCTTTCTCTATGTGCGAAGGAGTTGGAAGAACACTCAAAGGAAGAGATCTAAGCAAAATGAGAAATGCTGTTTTGACAAAAACTGGATTCTTggagtaa
- the LOC111212164 gene encoding autophagy-related protein 8a-like encodes MAKNSFKLSNPLEIRMAESTRIREKYQDRVPVIVEKAEQSDVPDIDKKKYLVPADLTVGQFVYVVRKRIKLGAEKAIFVFVKNTLPPTAALMSAIYEEHKDEDGFLYMTYSGENTFGSAC; translated from the exons ATGGCTAAGAACTCCTTCAAGCTCTCTAATCCTCTTG aGATAAGAATGGCTGAATCTACTCGCATCAGAGAGAAATACCAAGACAGAGTTCCC GTGATTGTGGAGAAAGCTGAACAGAGCGATGTTCCTGACATTGACAAGAAGAA GTATCTTGTACCAGCTGATCTAACCGTTGGACAATTCGTCTACGTTGTGAGGAAAAGAATCAAGCTTGGAGCCGAGAAAGCaatctttgtctttgtcaagAACACGTTACCTCCAACTG CGGCATTGATGTCTGCAATCTATGAAGAACACAAAGACGAAGATGGGTTTCTCTACATGACATACAGTGGAGAGAACACATTTGGATCAGCATGCTAA
- the LOC106446624 gene encoding ATP synthase gamma chain 1, chloroplastic gives MACTNLTTMWGVSSNPSLSDSSSLSFRSVLNPLPLPNHNSSPSRSSSVAPIQSSLRELRDRIDSVKNTQKITEAMKLVAAAKVRRAQEAVVNGRPFSETLVEVLYNINEQLQTDDIDVPLTKIRPVKKVALVVVTGDRGLCGGFNNFIIKKAETRIKELQGLGLDYTVISVGKKGNSYFLRRPYIPVDKYLEAGTLPTAKEAQAVADDVFSLFISEEVDKVELLYTKFVSLVKSEPVIHTLLPLSPKGEICDINGNCVDAAEDELFRLTTKEGKLTVERETFRTPTADFSPILQFEQDPVQILDALLPLYLNSQILRALQESLASELAARMSAMSSASDNASDLKKSLSMVYNRKRQAKITGEILEIVAGANAQA, from the coding sequence ATGGCTTGCACTAATCTAACAACAATGTGGGGTGTTTCATCAAACCCATCTCTTTCAGACTCCTCCTCCTTGTCGTTCCGCTCCGTTCTCAACCCGCTTCCTCTCCCAAACCACAACTCCTCTCCTTCAAGATCCTCCTCCGTCGCTCCAATCCAATCCTCCCTCCGTGAGCTCAGAGACCGAATCGACTCAGTCAAAAACACTCAGAAGATCACCGAAGCCATGAAGCTCGTCGCCGCGGCAAAAGTCAGGAGAGCTCAAGAAGCTGTCGTCAACGGACGACCCTTCTCAGAAACCCTAGTTGAAGTCCTTTACAACATCAACGAacagcttcaaaccgatgacATCGATGTGCCCTTAACCAAGATCAGACCGGTTAAGAAAGTGGCCCTCGTCGTCGTAACCGGAGACCGTGGACTATGCGGTGGGTTCAATAACTTCATCATCAAGAAAGCAGAGACGAGGATCAAGGAGCTTCAAGGGTTAGGTCTTGACTACACAGTCATTAGCGTGGGGAAGAAGGGAAACTCTTACTTCCTCCGCCGTCCGTACATCCCCGTCGACAAGTACCTCGAGGCCGGGACCTTACCGACGGCGAAAGAGGCTCAAGCCGTTGCCGATGATGTCTTCTCTCTGTTTATAAGCGAGGAGGTCGACAAGGTCGAGCTCTTGTACACGAAGTTCGTGTCTTTGGTCAAATCGGAACCCGTGATCCACACGCTACTGCCTTTATCTCCCAAAGGAGAGATCTGCGACATTAACGGGAACTGTGTTGACGCTGCTGAAGACGAGCTCTTCAGGCTGACGACCAAAGAAGGGAAGCTGACGGTCGAGAGAGAGACTTTTCGGACACCGACCGCTGATTTCTCGCCCATCTTGCAGTTCGAGCAAGACCCTGTTCAGATTCTCGACGCTCTGTTGCCTTTGTATCTGAACAGTCAGATTCTTAGGGCCTTGCAGGAGTCGTTGGCGAGTGAGCTCGCGGCTAGGATGAGTGCGATGAGTAGTGCTTCGGATAATGCATCGGATCTTAAGAAATCGCTTTCGATGGTTTATAATAGAAAACGTCAGGCTAAGATTACTGGTGAGATTCTTGAGATTGTTGCTGGAGCTAATGCTCAGGCCTGA
- the LOC106366896 gene encoding UPF0690 protein C1orf52 homolog, translated as MKKCMMRWGDDDDEEDSSEESSSSDSNADTTETDKKKRKSKKTIARFAKKEKKAFDYESLQQHGYKAVGLPDLPPPVEKADWSWATGKDKQRPEEVKESFREREATRAAVAGGETIANAQLRSDRKSLSFSQKEKKKRDLGQASRGKNYVEEEKRQLRESGVYSGFDS; from the exons ATGAAGAAATGTATGATGAGATggggtgatgatgatgatgaagaagactcATCCGAGGAATCATCATCTTCTGACTCTAACGCTGATACTACAGAGACtgataagaagaagagaaagagcaaGAAGACAATAG CGAGGTTTgcgaagaaagagaagaaagctTTTGACTATGAATCTCTGCAGCAGCATGGTTACAAAGCCGTTGGTCTTCCAGATTTGCCTCCTCCTGTGGAGAAAGCGGATTGGTCATGGGCTACGGGGAAGGATAAGCAAAGACCAGAGGAAGTGAAAGAGAGTTTTCGAGAACGGGAAGCTACTAGAGCTGCGGTTGCAGGTGGGGAGACCATTGCGAACGCGCAGCTGAGGAGTGATAGGAAGAGTCTTTCTTTTTcgcagaaggagaagaagaagagagatttGGGGCAAGCGAGTAGAGGGAAGAACTACGTTGAGGAAGAGAAGAGGCAGTTGAGAGAGAGCGGTGTTTACTCTGGCTTTGATTCTTAG